The genomic stretch CCGACAAACAGCATGAACAGCCCATAGAAAAGCAGTTTCCAATGCCTTATTCTATTATCTGTCCCCTTTTTAAAAATATATCTTCGGTCAATGACCGATAGGGTAAAAAGGATTGTAGCTCCGATACCAAAGGCATAGTCAATACATTGACTCCAGATATGTAAAGCAAGCATCACCACAACAGAGCTCGCCTTACTGGCTCCTAGAGCAATGAGAGCCAAGGTGCCGCCTGCCTCATAGGTACCGAAACTCATAAAGGTTGGTACAGGTAAGCCAGCGCTGGCTTCAGCACTGATCAGGGCAGTAACGACATGAATAACATTTCTGGTTATGTCTGGAAAAGAGCCTGAAACCACTCCGCAGAACAGGAGGTACAGTCCTGCATATTTGGCAATGCGTACCCCCAACGAAAGAACCAATACCCGGCCTATAATGCCTTGTTGGGCCACACGCTGTATCGAGATGGAGGTATCACTGAGAAGCTTGACCAGCTTTCCTCTTCTCCCACCTCTTTTGCCGTTAATGGAAAAAAAATCGGATAGATGCTCGCTTACCCGTTGAAGGATTGGAAAAAGAGCAAGTAAAAGCAGGCCGCAGATAACCAATAAAATAATTAAGGTCGCGACAAGCCATAACTCGATTCCGGAAAGGAGCAACTGGTAACCGATCATGCCCAGGAGCAGGAGAGCCAAGGCGATCAGATCAAACACAAAAGAGAGTGCCAGCGAACTCAGGCAGGCGTCCGCTCTGACCTTGAACCCCAGGTTCAGCATGGCAATATAACTTAATTCTCCTAAGCGGGCCGGAAGCATGTCCGTAAACATATTCCTGCTCATTGTGACCATGAAGAGACGTAACAAGCCGGGCAGCTCTTCATCATTATTGACCGAGCTTTTCAAGAGCACCCTGTAACGGACTGCTCGGAAAAAGGTTTGGAGGATACTTGCCAGCATGTAGAGCAAGAGTGCATTTCTTGAAGTCCGCGTGAGCACGGAAAAGAGTTTCGCTCTGATTGCAAGCTCTGCTGAACCGGCAATGCCGTTGATCAATAAGGCGATGAGCAGTAGAGAAATCCCCAGGGACAACAAGGCTTTTAGAAAAAAACGATTATTCACCATAGGCTATCCGGGAAACTCGGTACATGATGTTTTATACATGAGTTATCAGGGTACCGGAGAGTCTGCCGGTCTGTTCGGTTCAGAAGACGGTTCAGAAGCCAAGAGGCGCAACAGGTAGACAACACCTCCAATCAAGGAATATCCGACTGACATTCC from Candidatus Electrothrix communis encodes the following:
- a CDS encoding lysylphosphatidylglycerol synthase domain-containing protein, yielding MVNNRFFLKALLSLGISLLLIALLINGIAGSAELAIRAKLFSVLTRTSRNALLLYMLASILQTFFRAVRYRVLLKSSVNNDEELPGLLRLFMVTMSRNMFTDMLPARLGELSYIAMLNLGFKVRADACLSSLALSFVFDLIALALLLLGMIGYQLLLSGIELWLVATLIILLVICGLLLLALFPILQRVSEHLSDFFSINGKRGGRRGKLVKLLSDTSISIQRVAQQGIIGRVLVLSLGVRIAKYAGLYLLFCGVVSGSFPDITRNVIHVVTALISAEASAGLPVPTFMSFGTYEAGGTLALIALGASKASSVVVMLALHIWSQCIDYAFGIGATILFTLSVIDRRYIFKKGTDNRIRHWKLLFYGLFMLFVGVFFLGVQFLKMQKTGWIHPPSPGKTISLPSTTERRTNPVFDNLHGFIIWSSNRFGNHDLVMLTLPELKLTRLTTDPHTEYFPRISPDGGKVLFCRSQEPWVSQRDKFAWDTWILDLATGATRLLAENANTPTWSADGEKVYFLRQASQFVEYTLANQKEIVVFETGKNHSLNDSIQLETPVRSDAKQALAVTLRGGARGTFIINKDKSLQQVGRGCQLNWSPDSSFLYLVDHQKTGGNAFFRVTPETLEKKLWFDAPGAYSHEYFPKISNTGDMLVFGASTGGHEHDRADYEIFLWPIGTPMGNTARLSFHTGNDNWPDIYLY